One window from the genome of Terriglobia bacterium encodes:
- a CDS encoding 3-isopropylmalate dehydratase large subunit, which yields MTGKTISEKILSEKSGRDARAGDLVVCAVDYAMATDGSAPMAIDYFDEMGGSRVFDPDRIVFVMDHYCSRAHSKTSELQKRMRAFAQKQGIGVHDVGAGICHQLMIETGRTRPGGLLVGADSHSVTGGALNAFATGIGSSDLAATMICGRIWLKVPQTIKVTLTGHPGSGIYAKDMALALAGMLGADGAAYQTLEFDGPAATGLDVEDRLVLSNMSVEMGAKAGIFKADRKTLQYLGARTAAPLRPVEADADARYSREITLEVSELAPMIARPHAVDNVAAIGTSAGTPVQMVFLGTCTAGRVRDFHQALRILNAVGRIAPGVQLVVTPASTEVEAELRRDGTLDRLAALGATILPPGCGPCCGTAGPTPADGVNVMSTANRNFKARMGNAAASIYLASPAACAAAAATGRITDPREIEGRSK from the coding sequence TACGCAATGGCTACGGACGGCTCGGCTCCCATGGCGATCGACTACTTCGACGAAATGGGGGGATCCCGGGTATTCGATCCGGATCGGATCGTCTTCGTGATGGACCATTACTGCTCGCGCGCTCACTCGAAAACCTCGGAACTGCAGAAACGGATGAGGGCTTTTGCGCAGAAGCAGGGGATCGGCGTCCACGATGTGGGCGCAGGCATCTGCCATCAGCTGATGATAGAGACCGGACGGACCCGACCGGGTGGCCTTCTGGTCGGGGCAGACAGCCACTCAGTGACGGGCGGCGCGCTGAACGCGTTTGCGACTGGGATCGGTTCATCAGATCTCGCCGCCACAATGATCTGCGGGCGCATATGGCTGAAGGTGCCGCAAACGATCAAAGTCACGCTTACGGGCCATCCGGGGTCGGGCATATACGCGAAAGATATGGCGCTGGCGCTCGCGGGTATGCTTGGTGCCGATGGCGCCGCCTACCAGACGCTCGAATTCGACGGACCTGCGGCGACCGGATTGGATGTCGAGGACAGGCTCGTTCTCAGTAACATGTCGGTCGAGATGGGGGCGAAAGCGGGCATCTTCAAGGCCGACCGGAAGACTCTCCAATATCTCGGGGCGCGCACGGCGGCGCCGCTCAGACCGGTCGAAGCCGATGCCGATGCCCGGTACAGCCGGGAGATCACACTGGAGGTGTCGGAGCTCGCTCCCATGATCGCACGGCCGCACGCGGTGGATAACGTGGCCGCCATCGGCACTTCAGCAGGCACACCGGTACAAATGGTCTTCCTGGGCACATGCACGGCGGGCAGAGTGCGCGACTTTCATCAGGCCTTGCGGATCCTTAATGCGGTCGGGCGCATCGCGCCGGGAGTGCAACTGGTCGTGACCCCCGCTTCCACAGAGGTCGAAGCAGAGCTGAGACGGGACGGGACGCTCGACCGGCTTGCGGCCCTGGGCGCGACGATCCTGCCGCCGGGATGCGGTCCTTGTTGCGGCACTGCCGGCCCCACACCGGCGGATGGGGTGAACGTGATGTCTACGGCCAATCGCAACTTCAAAGCCCGGATGGGGAACGCAGCGGCTTCGATCTACCTCGCATCGCCGGCCGCCTGCGCGGCTGCCGCAGCGACGGGCCGGATCACCGATCCGCGTGAGATCGAGGGGCGCTCGAAATGA
- a CDS encoding alpha-IPM isomerase: MRIALSGKARLLGDDVNTDYIISSSRKKETLEADALKRYLLEALDPAFAASVTPGDLLVAGRNFGCGSAMEVAVTVILAAGIKAVLARSFSRTYYRNAINNGLIPLECNTAGIREQDELRVVLDDAGVRVTDLTQRRQIAGVPLPGIMLDILSAGGLVPYFRKYRTL; encoded by the coding sequence ATGAGAATCGCGCTCTCAGGCAAAGCCAGGTTGCTGGGTGACGACGTCAACACGGATTACATCATTTCGTCCAGCCGGAAGAAGGAAACGCTGGAGGCCGATGCCTTGAAGCGCTATCTGCTGGAAGCTCTGGACCCGGCCTTTGCTGCGTCGGTCACACCTGGCGATTTGCTGGTGGCCGGCAGGAACTTCGGGTGCGGTTCGGCGATGGAAGTGGCCGTTACCGTGATCCTGGCCGCAGGGATCAAGGCGGTGCTTGCCCGGAGCTTTTCCCGAACGTACTATCGCAACGCGATCAACAATGGGCTGATCCCGCTCGAGTGCAACACGGCCGGGATCCGGGAGCAAGATGAGTTGCGCGTCGTGCTCGACGATGCAGGCGTCCGCGTGACGGATCTGACTCAAAGGCGCCAGATAGCCGGCGTTCCATTGCCCGGCATCATGCTCGATATCCTGAGCGCCGGGGGACTGGTGCCCTATTTCCGGAAGTACCGGACCCTATGA
- a CDS encoding dicarboxylate/amino acid:cation symporter, producing MKLHTKILIGLISGAAAGVASRAAGFAWAQRALIAIEPVGMVFVQLIMMVVIPLVVGSLFVAMASLGEGRRLAKLGGRTLAYFLLTTMIGSIIGLSLALLVRPGAGLDPAIRDALAAQSEANAGNAVATANSAPGIAQLLLSMIPQNPFGAAARMELLPLVISTVIFGVAASRIAEGRRQVIVRFFQGLNDICMVIIAWVMKLAPYAVFALIGATVARFGTDLLQHLIVYCLVVLAGLLLHMFGILTLALRLLARVKVADFYRGVAKALLVAFSTSSSNATLPVSMEVAEENLGVPAEVAGFVLPLGTTLNLNGAAVYKSVTAVFVAGVYGLTLGLPGYVTIIVASTLAAITGVGVPGSSLVTTLIVFNAIGLGPHAVSGIALVLGVDRLLDMLRTTVNVTSSLTCAAYIARKDREEKLQAVKQASTVAKVL from the coding sequence ATGAAGCTGCACACGAAGATATTGATAGGATTGATTTCAGGTGCTGCTGCCGGGGTCGCTTCCCGAGCGGCAGGATTCGCGTGGGCCCAACGCGCGCTTATTGCGATAGAGCCGGTGGGCATGGTCTTCGTGCAACTCATCATGATGGTCGTCATCCCGCTCGTGGTGGGGAGCCTTTTCGTGGCGATGGCCTCGCTGGGTGAGGGCCGCAGGCTGGCAAAGCTGGGCGGGCGAACCCTGGCTTATTTTCTGCTGACAACGATGATAGGATCGATCATCGGACTGTCGCTCGCGCTTCTCGTGCGTCCGGGCGCCGGGCTCGACCCGGCCATCCGGGATGCTCTGGCGGCGCAATCCGAAGCAAATGCCGGCAATGCGGTGGCTACCGCCAACTCGGCTCCGGGGATAGCCCAGCTGCTGCTCTCCATGATTCCCCAGAATCCGTTTGGCGCGGCCGCCAGGATGGAACTCCTTCCCCTGGTGATTTCCACCGTCATTTTCGGCGTGGCGGCGAGCCGGATTGCGGAAGGGCGCCGTCAGGTGATCGTGCGCTTTTTCCAGGGGCTCAACGACATCTGCATGGTGATCATCGCCTGGGTGATGAAGCTGGCGCCTTATGCGGTCTTCGCACTGATCGGCGCGACAGTGGCGAGGTTCGGCACCGACCTGCTCCAGCACTTGATCGTGTACTGCCTGGTCGTCTTGGCGGGGCTGCTGCTCCACATGTTCGGCATCCTGACCCTGGCGCTCAGGTTGCTTGCGCGCGTCAAAGTGGCGGATTTTTACCGCGGAGTCGCCAAGGCACTGCTGGTCGCATTTTCCACCTCCTCATCCAATGCAACGCTGCCGGTGAGCATGGAGGTAGCAGAGGAGAACCTGGGCGTGCCGGCGGAAGTGGCCGGTTTCGTGCTTCCTCTGGGCACAACTCTGAACCTCAACGGCGCCGCCGTCTATAAGAGCGTTACAGCTGTGTTCGTTGCCGGAGTTTACGGCCTCACGCTGGGCCTTCCGGGATATGTAACGATCATCGTGGCCTCGACGCTGGCCGCCATTACGGGTGTCGGCGTGCCGGGCAGCTCGCTGGTCACAACTCTCATTGTGTTCAATGCGATCGGGCTCGGCCCTCATGCGGTATCGGGAATCGCGCTCGTGCTCGGAGTGGACCGGTTGCTGGACATGCTGCGCACGACCGTAAACGTAACCAGCAGTCTTACGTGCGCCGCGTATATTGCCCGAAAAGACAGGGAAGAGAAGCTCCAAGCCGTCAAACAAGCTTCCACAGTTGCAAAGGTCCTTTGA